The sequence CCGCTGGACGTGTCGCAGGGTGAGGCCCACCTGCTGGCGTATCTGCTGGAGGAGGGGGACACGTCGCTGGGCGCGCTGCACGCGGCCTTCGCGCACAAGCGCTCCACGCTCACCAGCTACGTGGACCGGCTGGAGGCGAAGCGGCTGGTGCGCAGGGAGCTGCGGCCCGAGGACCGGCGTTCGTTCCAGGTGTCACTGACGGCGGCGGGCCGGACGCTGGCCACGCGTGTCCACCGTCACCTGGAAGCGCTGGAGGCGGCGGCGCTGGAAGGGCTGTCCGCACGAGACGTGGAGTCACTCAAGAAGGGGCTCGCGGCGCTCGCGGAGGCGGGCGAGGCGACGCCCGCGAAGCGCAAATCACGCACCCGGGGAGGTGGCGGATGAATGCAACGCCGATACGGAATCAGAAGGGGGAGCCAACGAACGCGGACGCCTCAGCGGCACAGAAGCCACGGGCCACACTGACGGACGCGGACTTCCTCGCGGCGGTGGAGGCGGCGACATACCCGGGCGCGGACTTCCGGCACCGCGCGCACGTGAGGCTCGCCTGGCTGTGCCTGCGCGAGCACGGCTTCGAGTCCGGCCTCGAGCGCGTGCGCACCCTCATCCAGCGATACGCGGCGGCGCTCGGAGCGACGGGCAAGTACCACGAGACGCTCACCCGGGCCTGGGCGGAGCTGGTGCAGGTGGGGCTCGAAGCAGCGCCGGGCCACACGTCCTTCGACGCCTTCCTGGACGCGAGGCCCGAGCTCACGGACTCGCGCCTCCTGGACCGGCACTACCGCAAGGAGACGCTGGACTCACCAGAAGCGCGCGCCGGCTGGGTGCCGCCGGACGTGGCACCGTTGCCGCCGCGCAAGCCGCGAACCGGCGCGGAGTGACTCAAGGCCCCTGGAGGCCGCGGTCCTTCATGAACTTGTCGAGGCTGGCCGCAGCCGTTCCCTGGACCTTCTTCTTCAGCAGCGGAGTCCACCCGAGCACCAGTCCAATGGGCCCGAGCGCCTGGCGCGACCACGCGTGGAAATTGAAGTGGTCGCGGTGGCGGACAATCTTCCCGTCGCGGAACTCGAACTCGGCGTCGATGCGGTTGATGACCTTCCGGCCGGTGGTGCTGAAGGTGTAGTGCGCATCCCAGTGGGCGCGGCCGGTGCGGTCATCGGCCTGGACGTCGCGGAAGGTGAGCTCCAGGTCCTTGCCGCGCTCGATGAGCATGGTCCACATGGCGGTGGCGCGGCCGTAGCGCAGGCCGACGAAGGCCTCGTCGGTGAACTCGACGTCGGGGTGGTAGCAGGCGGCCATCCCCTTCGCGTCGCGCTTCTGGAACGCGGAGTAGAAGTCCGTGATGAGCTGGGAGTGCGGATGCATGTGGCAGGTGTAGCAGACCTGTCAGTGTGCGTGCGCCAACTGTCGGGCGTTCACCTGCCGCCGCGAGCCGTCGCCTGGGAACGCTGTCCACGGACTGGCACGTACTTACCTCCCCCGACACAGCGCCGCATGGCGCGGCGCCGGAAGGGGTGGGCACATGGGGAGTCCGAAGCGCGGCGGCACTGTGGGAGCGCTGCTGGCCGCGATGGTGACGGTGGTGGCGGCGCTGCCCGGAATCGCGGGGGCACAGGTCTTTTCTCCGGCGCGCAGCCTGACGACGACGGCGGCGGGCTACCAGGAGCCGCAGGTGTCCGCGCTGGGCTCCGACGTACACGTGGCCTGGGTGGACGCGGCCACGGGGGGCGGGGACGTGTACTACCGGCGCAGCACGGATGGCGGAGCCAGCTTCGGTCCGGTGCGAAACCTCAGCGGGGGGGGAGTCACCTCGGAGGAGGAGGCGCACGACGTGCGGGTGCTCGCGCTGGGAGAGCGCGTCTACGTGACGTGGGTGGAGGGTGGCCTGCGCTTCCGCTCGAGCGATGACCGTGGCGTCACCTTCGGCCCCGTGCTCGAGCTGACGAGCCATCCCCAGGGAGGCCTCCGGCTCGCGGCCAGCGGCGACGACGTCTACATGGGCTGGTACCGCACGGCCGAGGACGAGGTCGGCGACGTCCTCTTCGTTCGAAGCCCGGTGGCGGGGCACGTCTTCGCGGACGTCGACGTGCTGAGCGAGAACCGCCGCTACGGCGGAGTGGAGCTGGCCGCACGGGGCGACAACGTCTACGTGCTCTGGGACGACGGAGGCTCCAACGACGGCGCGGACCTCTTCTTCCGTCGCAGCACGGACGCGGGAGTCACCTTCGGGCCCATCCAGCGCCTCACCCAGACGGACGGCGAGTCGGGAGAGCAGGAGCTCGCGGTGCTGGGCAACAGCGTCTACGTGGTCTGGAGCGAGTGCGCCTTCCCCACGTGCGAGGTGCGCCTGCGCAGGAGCACGGACGCCGGTGCCACCTTCGGCCCGGACGTGAAGGTGAGCCAGTCGCCGGCCCGGGCCTTCTCCCCGAGAGTCGCGGTGCGGGACTCGCGGGTGTTCGTGTCCTGGGTGGGCCAGACGCAGGATGTGTATGAGTCGGACGTGTACCTCTCGATGAGCCTGGACGGGGGCGTCACCTTCGCCGCGCCGGTGAATGTGAGTCATTCGGCCGCGGACTCGAGGGACGCGCGGCTCGTCCCGGCGGGCGCGGGTGTGAGGCTCGTCTGGACGGAGGGCTACAACGGCGAGCGGGACGTCTACACGCGGGCCACATTGGGCTTCGGCCTGACGCTGGGGGCGGCGGAGAACCTGAGCCGTACGGCGGGGGACTCGGGGGAGGCCTCCATCGCCACCTCGCGGTGCGGAACCCAGGCGCACGTCGTCTGGCTGGAGTGGGCGGAGTCGGGCAACTCGGTGCGGTACCGGCGGGCCTCGCTGCCCTTCTCGTCCCTCTACTGCGCGCTGCTCCCGGAGGCCCGCTGAGCCAGCCGGACCTGTCTCCGTCCTGGAACAGCACCGCCGGGGCCGGGAAATCGGGCCCCGGCGCGGCTGCCTCCCGAGCAGAGTGGGGGAGGGCCTGGCCCCCAGGGGACAGCAAGGAGGCCTGGGACGCGGCGGAGACGTCGGGTCCGGGGCCGTCCGGAGGGCGGGGGCTGTACGCAGTTGGACCGTTGCCATGCGGAATGGCGCGGCGGCGGACGGGCGTGCATGGCAGATTCGGGCCCATGGCTCGCGACATCGTCATCTGGCCCCACAAGGTACTCACCTCGCCCACGAAGCCCGTGACGGACTTTGGCCCCTCGCTCCAGAAGCTGCTGGAGGAGATGGCCGAGTCGATGAAGGAAGCAGAGGGCATCGGCATCGCCGCCAACCAGGTCGGCGAGCCGCTGCGCGTGGCGTTGGTGGGACGCGAGGACGGCACGTCCTTCGAAATCGTCAACCCGCAGATGTTGGAGAAGAAGGAGCCCGTCACGATGGAGGAGGGCTGCCTCTCCGTCCCCCGGGAGTGGGAGAAGTGCCCGCGCTTCCACCGGGTGAAGGTGCGCTACCAGGACAAGACGGGCGAGTGGCACGAGCTGGAGGCGGAGGGCCGGCTCGCGCACGTGCTGCAGCATGAAATCGACCACCTGGACGGGCACGTCTTCGTGGACCACCTGTCCAGCCTCAAGCGCAGCCTCATCCTGGGGCGGATGCAGAAGCTCCAGAAGGCGAAGGCCCGCCAGAAGAGCTAGCGTCGGGACATACGGGGGGAGCCATGGCCACGGACACCATTCCCGAGCGGGTGAAGGCCTTCCGCGAGGCGTACCGCGAGAAGTATGTGAGCCCCCGCTACTCGGGGCATGCGCACTTCGCCTTCACCAGCCTGGGGTCACTGGCGGCCATCGGCTTCTCGCTCTCCAGGCTGGACTCGGTGCGGCCCCTGGAGTGGCTGACGGTGCCCGCGGTCTTCCTCCTGGGGAACGTCGTGGAGTTCCTAGGCCACCGGGGCCCCATGCACCACCGCCGGCGAGGGCTGGGGCTGCTCTTCAAGCGGCACACCGAGCAGCACCATCGCTACTTCACCCACGACGCGCTCGCCTACGAGTCCGCCCGCGACGTGAAGATGGTGCTCTTCCCGCCCGTGCTGCTGCTCTTCTTCCTGGGAGCCATCGCCACGCCGCTGGCGGCGCTGTGCTTCGCGCTCGTCTCGCCGAACGTGGGCTGGCTCTTCGCGGCCTCGGCGGTGGGCTACTACCTCTCCTACGAGTGGCTCCACTTCTGCCACCACCTGCCCCCCGAGCACCCGGTGGCCCGGCTCCCACTCATGGCCCGGCTGCGGCGCCACCACCAGACGCACCACGACCCGTCGAAGATGCAGCGGTACAACTTCAACATCACCTTTCCGCTCTCCGACTGGCTCTTTGGGACCGCCTGGCGGCCGGGAGCTCCAAGTCCTGAAGATCATCCAGACCCTTCGAGCTCCCGGGCCGGACTGGACGCCTGAGCGGGCCTGCTCGTCAGGTCTCCGAGCGGTAAGCTTCGAAAATTGCTGGGGGAAGTGGGTTTCGGGGGAGGGGGGTTAACACCCCAAAACGGGCTGCATATATCCCCGTTTACGAGGGCGTGACCTGTACCTTCGATCGAGAAGAATTGACGGTCTCGTCACGACGCGTTAGACACTGAACCTCTGCTCGTTGCCGGGCTGCGCAGTTCATCCGGGCGGCGAACGGGGGGAAGAAAAAGGTCGACGAAGCTTGTTGACCCTGAACGCGGCGGTGGTACAAGCCGCGCCCCTCGAACGAACCGCTGATCTCAGCAGCTCGGCGGGGCGCAGTCGCAGCAGCAGCACGGAAGAAAGAGTCAGCAAGTAGGCGTTGACTCGAAACGCGGTGGTGGTAGAAGCCGCGCCCCTCGCAACGAAGCCCGCGCACTGGCGCGGAAGGCACTTCGATGTGGGGCAGTTGTACGGACAAACGGAATACGGCGGTCAACGAAGCGAGTTGACAGAAGATGCGGCGGTGGTAGAAGCCGCTCCCCCGACGAAGCAAAGCCCGGGACGAAGTTGAACGGGCAGCAGGGTTGGGGAAGTCAACGAAGCAGCGGTTGACAGGGACGGCGGCAAAGCGGTAGAAGCCGCGCCCCCTCGAAAGAAAATAGCGGAAGCCACTGGGCGGCGCTGAAGACTTCGAGAGGCCCCGAGGACGCAAAAGTCGAAGTTGACAACGGATGCGGACTTGAATAAAGAATGCGGCCCCGCCGGTTGAAAACGGCAGGCAGCAAGAGCAGCAACGGTAGCAAAAAGTCGCGGGCAGTACAAGCGACTCGGTCTTTGAAAACCAAATAGCAAGCCCAAGTAGAAGACAGATTGCGGAAACCGCAGTCAATTCTTTGAAGGTGCCAGCCAGGTCGCGCTGCGAAGCGCAGCCGGCAGCACCTACCGAATCAGCGAGTCTTCAGGTCTTAGCAGGCCTGGGACTGACGCCGGTTCAATTCTTCAAAATTCAATTGGAGAGTTTGATCCTGGCTCAGAACGAACGCTGGCGGCGTGCCTAACACATG comes from Pyxidicoccus parkwaysis and encodes:
- a CDS encoding MarR family winged helix-turn-helix transcriptional regulator, which gives rise to MKPLRLVLDVHRATHRLGLYLEAAEPPLDVSQGEAHLLAYLLEEGDTSLGALHAAFAHKRSTLTSYVDRLEAKRLVRRELRPEDRRSFQVSLTAAGRTLATRVHRHLEALEAAALEGLSARDVESLKKGLAALAEAGEATPAKRKSRTRGGGG
- a CDS encoding sterol desaturase family protein — protein: MATDTIPERVKAFREAYREKYVSPRYSGHAHFAFTSLGSLAAIGFSLSRLDSVRPLEWLTVPAVFLLGNVVEFLGHRGPMHHRRRGLGLLFKRHTEQHHRYFTHDALAYESARDVKMVLFPPVLLLFFLGAIATPLAALCFALVSPNVGWLFAASAVGYYLSYEWLHFCHHLPPEHPVARLPLMARLRRHHQTHHDPSKMQRYNFNITFPLSDWLFGTAWRPGAPSPEDHPDPSSSRAGLDA
- a CDS encoding nuclear transport factor 2 family protein; this translates as MHPHSQLITDFYSAFQKRDAKGMAACYHPDVEFTDEAFVGLRYGRATAMWTMLIERGKDLELTFRDVQADDRTGRAHWDAHYTFSTTGRKVINRIDAEFEFRDGKIVRHRDHFNFHAWSRQALGPIGLVLGWTPLLKKKVQGTAAASLDKFMKDRGLQGP
- the def gene encoding peptide deformylase translates to MARDIVIWPHKVLTSPTKPVTDFGPSLQKLLEEMAESMKEAEGIGIAANQVGEPLRVALVGREDGTSFEIVNPQMLEKKEPVTMEEGCLSVPREWEKCPRFHRVKVRYQDKTGEWHELEAEGRLAHVLQHEIDHLDGHVFVDHLSSLKRSLILGRMQKLQKAKARQKS